A region from the Musa acuminata AAA Group cultivar baxijiao chromosome BXJ1-10, Cavendish_Baxijiao_AAA, whole genome shotgun sequence genome encodes:
- the LOC135595223 gene encoding transcription factor DIVARICATA-like: protein MARSSMEVLPPATMPCYPSSRSFPGEWWSGGGVGTGRWTPEENKRFEYALATFDKDTPDRWLKVAASIPGKTPSDVESHYRDLLDDVSEIEAGRIPCPGYDPPFTVEWESNYGLEALKHPYCVAGKRSGPRAPDQERKKGVPWTEDEHKRFLLGLQKHGKGDWRNISRNFVITRNPTQVASHAQKYFIRLNSGGKDKRRSSIHDITTANLPENEPPLPSRSSSSASAPPPSVSFSSILDSNRPNEATALPSSLAQGSQFVQPRHGVTAYGPKLEAHDPMFRDRNLLFQMQASHHHPHG, encoded by the exons ATGGCAAGATCGTCGATGGAAGTCCTACCTCCGGCGACGATGCCGTGTTACCCCAGCTCGAGGTCGTTCCCTGGCGAGTGGTGGAGCGGGGGCGGCGTGGGAACCGGCCGCTGGACCCCCGAAGAGAACAAGCGCTTCGAGTACGCCCTGGCGACGTTCGACAAGGACACCCCTGACCGCTGGCTAAAGGTGGCGGCGTCTATTCCCGGCAAGACCCCGAGCGACGTGGAGAGCCATTACCGGGATCTACTGGACGACGTGAGCGAGATAGAAGCCGGAAGAATCCCGTGCCCTGGCTACGACCCTCCCTTTACAGTGGAGTGGGAGAGCAACTACGGCCTCGAAGCGTTGAAGCACCCTTACTGCGTCGCCGGTAAGAGGTCAGGGCCGCGAGCACCGGATCAAGAGAGGAAGAAGGGAGTCCCGTGGACCGAAGACGAGCACAA GAGATTTCTGCTTGGGCTCCAAAAGCATGGCAAAGGAGACTGGAGAAACATATCTCGGAACTTTGTGATCACCAGAAACCCCACTCAGGTGGCCAGTCATGCACAGAAGTACTTCATCAGACTCAATTCAGGTGGCAAAGATAAGAGGAGGTCCAGCATCCATGACATCACCACCGCCAATTTGCCGGAAAACGAGCCTCCCTTGCCGTCTCGGTCATCAAGCTCGGCTTCAGCTCCTCCTCCGTCGGTCTCGTTCTCGTCGATCCTCGATTCAAATCGACCCAACGAAGCAACCGCACTGCCAAGCTCATTAGCACAGGGGAGCCAATTCGTGCAACCACGCCATGGAGTGACAGCTTATGGGCCGAAGCTAGAAGCTCATGATCCTATGTTTCGCGACCGCAACTTGCTGTTTCAGATGCAAGCAAGTCATCATCACCCTCATGGATGA